In Toxoplasma gondii ME49 chromosome X, whole genome shotgun sequence, a single genomic region encodes these proteins:
- a CDS encoding UDP-glucose 4-epimerase (encoded by transcript TGME49_225880) produces the protein MPTNGAAKPVRVLCTGGLGYIGSHTVVRLVEAGFDVTIMDNLSNAKEEVFHRIQKITHSEETAEGKVGAALDRLRFFKVDMCDAEALQKLFKDHHFDSVIHYAGLKAVGESVENPLEYYSTNVGGTLNLLKVMDTAGCRRLVFSSSATVYRPKAGPIVETDPTGASNPYGQTKAMIEQILKDLHNADARWSIAVLRYFNPVGGHPSGLLGESPTHPNNLLPYIQQVAIGHRPHLYVFGTDWDTPDGTGVRDYLHVDDLAEGHIAALRKLEHEKDGCFLIHNLGTGKGHSVLEMADLFERVSGRKIPRKPAPRRPGDLSSVVADPSLAEQELGWKAQRSMEEAMASAWKWQSQNPNGYDTQAM, from the exons ATGCCGACGAATGGTGCTGCCAAGCCCGTCCGCGTGCTATG CACTGGCGGTCTGGGTTATATCGGCAGCCACACCGTGGTGCGTCTCGTAGAGGCCGGCTTCGATGTGACTATCATGGACAATCTGTCTAAcgcaaaagaagaagtcTTCCATCGCATTCAGAAAatcacacacagcgaagaaacCGCTGAAGGCAAGGTGGGCGCTGCTCTCGACCGCCTCCGGTTCTTCAAAGTCGACATGTGCGACGCAGAAGCTCTCCAGAAGCTTTTCAAGGACCACCATTTTGATTCAGTCATCCACTACGCAG GCTTGAAGGCTGTCGGCGAATCTGTTGAAAATCCTTTGGAGTACTACTCCACTAACGTTGGGGGAACCCTCAACCTGCTAAAG GTCATGGATACCGCAGGCTGCCGACGCCTGGTGTTCTCCTCCAGCGCCACAGTGTACAGACCCAAAGCGGGTCCGATCGTCGAAACAGACCCAACAGGGGCTTCGAATCCTTACgggcagacgaaggcgatGATTGAACAGATCCTGAAG GATCTGCACAATGCTGATGCTCGCTGGTCCATTGCCGTTCTTCGATACTTCAATCCGGTTGGCGGTCACCCGTCTGGTCTACTAGGCGAGTCGCCGACGCACCCAAACAATCTCTTGCCGTACATCCAGCAGGTGGCGATCGGCCACCGGCCACATCTGTATGTTTTTGGAACGGACTGGGATACACCCGATGGAACTG GTGTACGGGACTACCTGCACGTGGATGATTTGGCTGAAGGCCATATTGCTGCCCTTCGAAAGCTCGAACATGAGAAAGATGGCTGCTTTCTTATTCACAATTTGGGGACCGGAAAAGGTCATTCGGTGCTCGAGATGGCGGATCTGTTCGAGCGCGTGTCGGGACGAAAAATCCCACGGAAACCGGCTCCACG ACGGCCAGGAGACCTTAGCAGCGTGGTTGCGGATCCAAGCTTGGCCGAACAGGAACTCGGGTGGAAGGCGCAGCGGTCGATGGA gGAGGCCATGGCCTCAGCATGGAAGTGGCAGTCGCAGAACCCCAATGGCTACGACACGCAAGCCATGTAA